The Solanum dulcamara chromosome 2, daSolDulc1.2, whole genome shotgun sequence region TGAAGAGCCCATGAAATTAATGCAATCACCTCCTAGTGGTGTTTCCTTCGAAATGTGGCTCTATGGGATTCTTTTTATTGAGATTTTCTATGTCGCAACTCCACTGGCCATCTTTTTGATACTTCTAATGTCTGTCTTGTTCATATGAAATGGCATCCTATTTCTTTCGTTTCAAATAAGTCAAAAAATGACATGGTGGTGTTGACCTCCAAGTGGctccctttttctttttgggtCAATCTTTAGGACTTCCCAAAGAACAAAGAGAACCACTCTGTAGCTCTGATGAAAAATTGCAACGTAATAAAAGGTGATCTATGTCTTTGCTGGACTCATTAGACTAGTAGGGCTAACTTAAAATTATGTATCTCTTTCTTCGAAGAGTATCTGTCTATAATATTACATCACACGTTGCACATGTTGCTTTCCAACATACATGCAAGTAGACACagacataacaagaaatttTAAGGGACTAGAGTATCGTTTCCATGAAGAATTGGCACCAAAGGTTGCTATGTACCAAGATTGATGCAATTGTATTCTGTAGACTACACTTGGTGATGAGATTATTAGTGTAGCTACCAATTAATTGAGGTCTCATTAATGATGATTATAATGCTTCCATAAATCAGTGGATCAAGGCTTTAGGACTATGGTTTTTTCTAAACATTTCATTTAAGGGATATTTGTATTAGCTTTCTTAAGTAGCTTATAAGCTAAAAGCTAAAAGCCATAAGTTGGTCCTACCCAACTTATGTACTTTTTTGGCCTAAAAGTAAGTGCTTAGAAACATTTTTAGCTTTTTCCCAAACacctccaaaaataaataagagcTTAAAAGCCAAAAGCTACTTAAAGTAAGTCAATCCAAACTCCCTCTTAATCGATTGTACCTCTCTACACTTTATTTCAATGGATTTGGTTATTATCCTGGGGCAAGTATCTTCCTACTTGCATATAATCCTATCTCTTGACCTATTTCTATATTCTTACGCGAATAAAAGGGCAATTCGATGAATGAAGCATCCCTCATTCACACAGGGTGCAGAGTAGGGCCGCCACCTAAGGGTGGTGTGATGTAGACAGCCTAACTTGATGCGATTCCACGATATTCTTACGCAAATAACATTTATTAAAATGCTCTGGTGTCATGTTCAATAATGGGCTAAATAATGTTCGTTGGTACTTTGTATATCCTATTGTAAACATAAATCGAACCAACTTATCTAGTTGTCTTGATCCTACCCTACTCGAATCTTAAGTTATGAAAGTCTCTTTTCTGTTCACAGTAGGATTCCTTAGACAAATCTAATTGATGGCCAATCAATTAGATACATAAGCAGAAGTTGGATAAATAACTTAATAACCCACATTCATTTTGATATATAGCAAGAAAAGTGCGTTGTAAAAGTAAAATACATGGTGACTTCCATCATGTTCCTAGAATAATGAAGCTCACCAAACTTGAAAGTAAGAGTATCCAATATCATAATCCTAAGGAGGAAACTCTTTTGGAGaggttttcttcaagaatcttcTCTCCTCTTCAAATTCTTGCCTAAAATTAATCCTTGATCTAATAGGAAAGCATTCTTTCAATATGCGGATGGTGGAAATTCTGTAGATAATGGGACACAGGTCGATCGTAGGCTCTACATGACCACATGCGACTGAATTTAGGCACTAGGCGTCTCAATTACCTCTGGTATCTAGGTGCTATACTTCTCTGAACTTAGTCTCTTCGTTCAGCTCTTTCACTCCTCCATCTTGTTCAGTAATTTTTTCCTTGCTCCCATGCTGATTTCTTTGGTTTCAGTGTGGTCCTTCTATTCATCTTTCAAAAAACAATAGAACCTTGTTATTTAATCACACCCCAGAAAGTCACATTTGAAGCATCAAGCAAGTTAGATTCCAAATTATCACAAACAAtatgaaacaacatcaagaacAAGTGCAACGTACTTCAAATTGGACATGAGATACTCTCTTTTATCCATAGTTTAAGCCAGCATGATGTGAGAAAAGCTACATTCGGTGCATTGTGTTCCAAATGTAATCAGACATCACCTTTTTCCTTCCTAATAATCCAAGTAAAACATTTCACCATAAATTTTATTCACGTATTCCCAACAGCTCCAAGTAGAtccatcctttttttttttataataacacAGACGAGGTGTGATATCAATGACATCATTTTGAGTTGTCAAGATAAAATTGGCATTGAAGGTTAGGTGGACAGCAGCTATTACTGAAGTGGGTTACACTGGGATGTATTTCATATGCAGTTATATGGGTGTCACTAAATGTGAGTTTAAGTTTTGCACATTCAAGATTTAACTATAGAGAATGATTAACAAAACTGTCTTTGATTGCCTTCCTTTTCCTGTGGGTTAAAATATCCATGGGTGTAAAGAGGTGCCAAAAGGGGTTAGGAAACTTTAATAATGCATCTCGTGTGGTAGTGACATCTGTAgctttttttcttatttcaagatttttgttttctttttagttaAAAAAGGATGAGGAAATATAGTTATTTCTTCAAGCAAACATGCATTCAGGAGATAAAGCAGACATCAAAGTTATTCTCGTGACATTGAGTCACTTGTCAAAAAATAAAGACCAACATTTCGTCTTACTTGATTTGAAGTTTTTTATGGCTTTGTGTCTATGCTGTGCTCAGTTTGACCATTATTTCAGGTTACATGCTAAAGTGATTGCATGCTTTACTTGGTTAAACATAATGCCATTAATCTTCTGATGTTTGTTTATTCCTGCTCATGTAATTCTGTGTAATatcttttgtattttgtattcaaCCCCATATTTACTCTGCATTGGCAGATTAGCATGGTGAAAAATGATATATCGAAGCTGCTCGATGGTCTGGAGAAATATGGTATATACctctttttttgttctttctttctgTGAACTGGTGAAGGTGACATTTTATAACAGAGATTTCATCAGAAATTTCATAAGTTTCCTTTGTTCTAATAAATGAACGTCTATGATACTATTCTTGTCATATCATATTACAGATGATGGAGCCTATTACTTTGATGACAAAATTGTTGATGCTCATGGACATCAGGGTCCCCTCTCAGCTTCATCAGCTGTAGTGCGTGGGATTACAGCTTTTGCTGCAGTGTCTACTGAAAACTTAAATGTATGTTGTGTAGTATATgtcattttctttctctaatTTGATGACAATCATTCTTGACAATACTTTCCTTTATGATGTGCAGCTTCCAGGTGACAAAATTTTAGGTTTGGCAAGGTTTCTCCTTGGTGTTGGAGTTCCTGGAAATGCAAAGGACTTGTATCATCAAATTGAAGCATTGGCTTCCTTGGAAAACAATAGGTTGGTAGCAATATACTTCATTTTCCctttttctgtttttttatGCTTTTGCCTCGTTTCTGTAAAATGTTGTGTTTTGGGCTTTTTGTTGGTAGAGTTGAGATGTAGCATCGTTGCTGCAAGCAGTCCAGCACCAGTTCTATACTTACATATCAAGCATTTCTTGAAATGCAGGGTCTCCATTCCATTGATTTTATCACTCCCTACCAGTGTGCTTTCGTTGACTAGAAAGGACCAGCTTAAGGTGTGACGTTTTTAATATAATTCTCTTGAATTCTGAATACATTACtctatatttctttcataattgTTTTCCTTGTATTCCTCAATTTTCGGATATAGACTATGAAGTCTTTGAGACTATATTCTCCAGTTTTGGGTGTCTCTTTAGTGATAACTTGAGACATAGAGATCTCTACAAAAATAAGATTCAGAGAGGGTATACTCCAGATGAGAATTAGTGGCTTCAATGAAAAGCACTGAAAAGTGTAAAAATCTGATGCTGTTTTAAGCTAAAATCTTAACATATAAAAAAGGCACACaatgaaaacataaaataactaaaagaaAAGCCAATTTAAGGGTGGAGGAATTGAAATGCTGCAACCAAGTATGTCAAGTAAAAACTATGTCAATCACGTCCCAGACcatattaattttctttataaaagACATTATTAAATTTCTTGAGAAATGAGATGGCAAAATGcattttaagtttttaattCAGACATATTAACTAGTTGTTTTTCTGTGTAGTGCCACCTTTTTCAAGCAGAGCTTATCtatcttttaaattaatcctAGTGCCTGTTTGgcttgacttattttaagcagcttatgagctttaaaaaaataagttgggatagcccaacttatttttttggcttatgctgttttcagcttataagctgctttagataagttaagccaaacggacccaattatttttttgggcttattttaagcacaaaatggctttaagttggccagtcaaacacttaaaatagctgaaaacagcttataagcaacttataagccaatccaaacggtcTTAATCtttctacaaaaaaaataagttggttgACTGGTTTTTGCTAAGAAACCCCCCTCATTAACTCGGTGCCATCACCCAAACTCTGTATAAACTAGACAAAGCACACAACCTGCTTTGTGTCTAGTTGCAATGTTTTAGCGTGATTCGTGTGTGCCTTTTTAACAGTTATTCCTCTGAGGAGAAACGTGATGCATTCTTTCTTGTATCATGTATTCGGTTATCTTGCTGCTCTAATATGTTTCCCCAGCATATCTGAAATTGATGTACTGATATCTTTGATCCAATTAGGTAAACGTAAACACTGTTTTGGGGGCTGCTGCACCTTCTCTGACAGTCAAACTCAAGCAGATTTTCAGCTCTGGTTCAAAGGATGCCTCTGTTATTGATCAGGTGCTAAGGGGCTTTTGTTTGTGATCTCGTGCATAAGATATAActcttattattttctttgaaagtAGTTTTAGCATCTCTGCTTGCTATTAACTTTGTGAATATTTGTCTGCCCCCATGACAAAGGATCTCAAATTTGACCATAAAAATGCCGTGCATTACTTGGATGCTTTGCCCAAAGACATTGATGTTGGCAGTTACATTTTCAGTTTTGAGGTAtgacatcttcttctttttccttatcAAAATTTTCTTCCTGTGTCGATCTTCATTTGACCAATTTATGTTCCTTTCCTCTTGATGATCTTGTAGATTGTTCTTCATGATTCAGAGCTTAAAATGATCCATGCTACTGGAGGAAGAACAAAAGTACCCATATACGTCACAGGAGTTATTAAAGTTGATAATGCAGAGATTTCTGTTCTTGATGGTGATCTTGGTAATACTGAAACTCGTAAAAAGTATgttcttttcctttcttatcCTTCTTATCTCTTTCATGATATCCATTTTGAAGAAGTTCCCCTTTTTAATCATTGGCTGCTCTTTTGACCATTTTCtgcacatatatatttatagtcAATGTCATTAGTGGAACTTATATCTGTTTCAGGTAGGTGATACTGCCAATTCAAAATAAGGAACATAGAGACacattttttctctcttttcctcTTGTTCTTAAAGCTATTTTGTTAtagtatttatttttactaCAGCTGGCTCTTTATCCACTTCTACTTCCTGTAAGTCGCTTTTAATAGTTTAATTTACTTCTGACAACTGGTAGAGGTTCACGGCTTATGAAAGTAGAGTCTCTAGGGAACTGTGAAACCAATTTACCAAACTGTTATTTAAGGACTTCTTTTAAAGGTTTTAATAGTCAGAGTTTCTTTATCATTGATCAACTTGACATTGACTGCCTATGGTTGATTGCAGACCTTTTAAGTTTTTCAATTCAAAAAGTTATATGAGTCACGTAACAAGCTAGTTTGCAAGAATGCTCATAAAGTCATAATACTTGCTGAtttgacttgaaaattttacttGTTTGTAGTTTGACCTTTCCATACTCTGTAATGACTTCTTTGCTGAGataaaaaattggaaaattgGCACTGGAATACAAGTAATTGTATGCCAATAAATTTGGTGAAGTTTGATGCTAGATTGGCACTACCTATCTTCTCTTTCCGTTGAACTTGTTTTAGCTTGAAAACCTGGAGACCGCATCTCATCTAAATTCTCCTACTTTACAAGGCACAAGTAAAGCACTGAAATTATTGTTCTAACTTCTTTGACTAGCCATGTAGAACCGTCTTTTATTATTTACACATAAATTGTAtgcattaaatttttatatgccTTTAGTAGTTAATCTTTTTCTTGGGGGTGTTTCATACAGGCTTGATTTGGTTGGAGAGAACTCCTTCTCTTTATCAGCAAACCATCTTCAAAAACTACGGTTGTCTTTTCAATTAACTTCTCCTCTTGGGCATGCTTTGAAGCCACACCAGGTTGGGATCATGATTTATGTGTTCAATAACTTGCACTCTTTATTATCCAGTTGGTGGACTTATGAGATGTTCTGCAGGCTTTCCTCAAGTTGAGTCATGAGAGCAAGGTGGAGCATATCTTTATGGTGGGGAATTCTGGAAAACAATTCGAAATAATACTAGTTAAGTTCTTACATTTTCTTCTGTATTCTGTTGCTACTGCTTAACATAATGTGGACGTGTTTTACGAGTTCAGCACAAACTCCAATTCCAAGAAGAAGCGTGTGCAGCTGCCTCTAACTCCAAAACTATCTCTAAAGGAGCTAACTGCTGAATTCTTCATTGGCATTCTGTCTTGTAGGATTTCCTCGGACTTGTTGAAAAGTTTTTCTATCTATCGGGTAGATATGATATTCAACTTACTGTTGGAGATGCTGTAATGGTATGTATGGATTCCAACTTCATTAAAGCTGCATATAGCGCCATATTTTTACATGCTATAGAGAAATTTGGATATTGGATCTGAAACATTTTGTCATATCTTGAGCTGACCATTTTGTTTCTTCCAGGAGAACTCATTCTTGCAACCCTTGGGTTCTGTTGAATTAGATTTGCCTGATCCTCCAGAGAAGGCAGCACGCCCACCTCCTCAGGCTGTTGACCCTTCCTCAAGATTTGGGCCCAAGGCAGAAATAGCTCACATTTTCAGGGCTCCAGAGAAAAGACCTCCGAGGAACCTTTCTTATGCATTTCTAGCCCTTGTTCTTTTGCCATTTGTTGGATTTTTGGTTGGGGTAGGTTTTTCTCTGAACCatgcttgatttttttttttaaaataagttaaatgtAATGAATAGCAGTGTCCCCCTCCCTACACTTAAAAAAGGgcaaaaatataacaaaagaagagataatTCTAAGCCTTGGTAGGTGGAGTTACCCGGTACTTGTACTGATGGGGGTAATATGTACCCAGTGGATTAGTTTTGGTGCACACTATCTTTCCTTGACAAcaccatttaaaaaaaaaagaaaacataagAGATAATAGCTGTATGATTGGTTCTATTTCAGTTTGTTGCTTTGTCTTGGCTTGGATGTGGAGCTTAACATCCTCTCTCTTGCCTAAAATGCCTTTGTTGTAGTTAATTTATCATGCTTTCATGTCTTTTTGAAGCTTTTGAGACTGCGTGTGAACCTGAAGAACTTCCCAACATCATCAGCACCTGCAACATTTGCCATTCTTTTCCACCTTGCCATTGCAGCTGTTCTATCACTTTATCTTCTGTTCTGGTTGAAGGTTGGTTTCTTTTTTGCCACCTATATATCATTATTATGCTCTTTTCTTCAAAAGCGCTGCACTTTTGGTTGCAAAGACTCATTTTTAGTGAGTGGGTAGGAGTGATGGCTTATGATATTAAAAACTTCTGTTAGGTATAGTTTCTTTTTACTCTCTAGTTTTTATAAAACATCGGGTTGGGGTttgttttgtgtgtgtgtgtgtggggggggggggggcttaGATAGGAAGGAAATAGGTTCCCTAtccctttctttttctctcccaTTGGTTGAACCAAATTACTGGTAGCTGAGGAATATTGGTCAGAGGATATCCTTACAAGTTGCAATCCTCATTATTAGTTATTGGAGTTCTGCAAGGTATTAGAAAATGTCCTTTTTAATTGCTAATAGGATTAACTGAATCTGAGAGTTTCCCTTAAACTTTAGTCTGcttcaaatgttttaatatataAGATTCAGGGCATTTATCAAAGGTGAACTACAAAATATCATGTGGTTCTTTTGGTCCCACTGACATTGGTGACAACAATTCCCTTCTCATGACTGCCACGTTAGTTGTTGAAAAGTGTAGCTATAGCAGAAGCGTCAAACTCTTCACTGTAGCTATCATTTTCATCACTAGTACCAGGCAGTTTGTTTGACCTTTTTAAAAATGGTGAGTTAGTCCTGATTCTGCTTAGGTATGATTTCTGGCAGCCTTCTATATCTAGTGCTTCTTGATAAAACATTAACAGGTAGATCAGTACTTGTAAGCACCGGCAGAGATAGAAAACTGGAATAAGGATTCATTGCCTACACTTCAGCTTAACTTTTTTCAATTGACAGTGAAATCCTAATTAAATGGCCTGCCGGGGGGAAAAAACTGCAGGGTGTTCAGCTGCCCTTAAAAATCCATGGAAGGCTCTAATTCCGCATGCAGATTTATTTGTTAGGCAATACTTTTGCCTGCTGACTCtacataattttttgtttttctgcGTGCAGTTGAATCTGTTCACAACACTGAAAGCGCTTGGATTCTTAGGAATCTTCTTACTGATTGTTGGACACAGAACCCTTTCACATCTGGCGTCAACATCTGCCAAGTTGAAATCTGCTTGATTTAGATAGATAGATTTCGTTAACCTATAAATGTGAGGAAGCAGGGTTCTTCTAGAGAAAGAGGATCAGacatattcatatcttttttGTAGGACAAATTATTTATGACACAAGTGTATCGGATATTTAGTCCACAGTTAATGgtgaaaaattcaatttttgctGTTTCCTTTGCAAGAAATGGTATCCTAAGGTGCCTGTTGTTCTCTTTGGTATGGTGAAGAGTGTTTTCCCTTGCCTTTGGGAAATTCTCATTTGACAGCATGATACACTCCCATTATTCTCTTAGTTGTGGGTAAAATATAGTGTAATTCATAAGTTCTTATCTTAATTATTGGGGTGGGGGGTGGACTGTTTATAGACTGCTTCAATATTTAGTCACCATGTGAAATTGAGAAATAGCCACTTTTTAAGGTGGAAATACCATTTCTTAAGCTAAAACACGTTGCTTCAAGAGAATGAAATGATGAATGAAAATGTTGTAAGATTAAAACTGAACTATTGAATTGGAGAAGTGCTACTGAAGTAATATGTGATAGAAATATATCTTGAGAGGTACATTTTATATAACAATCATAAGACTGTAATTTGGTTGTGAATATTGGGCTGCAAAAGTCTTAACGTATCTTGTAGTGTTGTGGAGATGAGAATGCTAAATCGAATGTGCGATCATATTTGATAATTagataagattagaaatgatAACATTCATTAGAAGGTGTGAGTAGCACACATTGACGATAAAATACATGAATATTGCTTGAGATGATTTAGACATGTTATGCGTCGACTTATAGATACATCGGTCCGTAGGTGTGAAACTATAATAAGTAAAGGCGTTAAAAGCAGACaagataaatttaaaattgCATGGAAGGAAGTAGTGTCAACAGACTTGCAATAGCTTGGTATCAAACTATCACACATTAAGGATAAATTACATGAATATTGCTTGAGATGATTTAGACATGTTATGCCTCAACCTATAGATACATCGGTCCGTAGGTGTGAAACTATAATAAATGAAAGTGTTAAAAGGAGACGGGATAAACTTAAAATTACATGGAAGTAAGTGGTGTCAACAGACTTGCAGTTGCTGATATCAAACTATCAATACAAATTTAGCTAAATATAGCGCacaataaaggaaaaatattcataaaggTGATAGCTACTTGTTGAGAATAGGTTTTAGACTCATATgaaatttttacttttatataatGTATTTCtcacttttattttattcattatgATGATAATTACATGATATGagtttaaatgataaaatgagaATTCATAAGGCcaaccttaatttttttgaaactaaGGTGTAGTTAtcgttgtta contains the following coding sequences:
- the LOC129880686 gene encoding dolichyl-diphosphooligosaccharide--protein glycosyltransferase subunit 2-like; the protein is MAKVLGFLVLALSTLICEAAIFKPISDSHRSAALELFNPVHGSLSSLEETYEALRTFEVLGIKKQPDQRAATCGTVVDTLSSPSSALKDLFQALRVNGLLNCELNKKTFAGVAPRLKDAVKSASSLLDYYYSVGSLVLIKGLSSDVDVHLESADSVVRAIKALSQSDGRWRYSSNNPESSTYAAGIALESLAGVISLASSEIDQSLISMVKNDISKLLDGLEKYDDGAYYFDDKIVDAHGHQGPLSASSAVVRGITAFAAVSTENLNLPGDKILGLARFLLGVGVPGNAKDLYHQIEALASLENNRVSIPLILSLPTSVLSLTRKDQLKVNVNTVLGAAAPSLTVKLKQIFSSGSKDASVIDQDLKFDHKNAVHYLDALPKDIDVGSYIFSFEIVLHDSELKMIHATGGRTKVPIYVTGVIKVDNAEISVLDGDLGNTETRKKLDLVGENSFSLSANHLQKLRLSFQLTSPLGHALKPHQAFLKLSHESKVEHIFMVGNSGKQFEIILDFLGLVEKFFYLSGRYDIQLTVGDAVMENSFLQPLGSVELDLPDPPEKAARPPPQAVDPSSRFGPKAEIAHIFRAPEKRPPRNLSYAFLALVLLPFVGFLVGLLRLRVNLKNFPTSSAPATFAILFHLAIAAVLSLYLLFWLKLNLFTTLKALGFLGIFLLIVGHRTLSHLASTSAKLKSA